The DNA segment CAGGCGGGCGCGGGGGGCGTTGCGATGGCGATAGAGCGTGATCGCACACACCGCCAGCAAGGTAAGCGGTACGACCGAGACGACCCAGGGAACACGGGTGCTCAGGGGGAGCACCCATTCCTGGATCGTATACATCCCAGCGGATAGGAAATAGCGGGCCACGGCCAGCCAGTCGCGGAACATTGAGAAAGGCTCGCGACCGATCCGGTAGGCGACGTAGAGCGTCGCCGCCGCATGCACGACCACCCCCGTCGCCAGGACCCGCCATTCGCGACGGATGACGGGGAGCAGAAACAGCGGCAGGCAGACGCTCGGCTTCATCAGAGCGAACCCCAGCGCAGCGCCTCGGGCCGGCCAGGAGAAGCGGGGATCGTCCACGACGAGCATCAGCGTCATCACCACCAGCGAGAACTGAGCCCGTTCCAACGTGGTGTAGACCGGCGTGTACAGGATCGCGACGATCAGGATCCACCAGAAATTGCCGGCCCTCTCCAGCGGGCTCGGGGGAGTCGGCCACATCCGGGCCAGCAAGGCGGCGAGCACCAGGATGAGCACAACGTCCAGGACGAACCACGCCCCCAGGGCCGAGGCGGGATCGCCGAGGAGGGCGAGCGTCGGCGTCAGGAAACCGATCGCCCCGGGAGGATATGTGGCCTCGGGAGGGCCCAACTCGGGGATCACGTCGGCCCGACGTTCCTCGGGAACCTCCGTCGGGATCCGCGAAACCCATTCGCCCTTCGGGTTGGCGACACCGTAGCGGGCGATCAGGATGTCCTTCGCCAGCGAGTAAGGATCGCGTCCCTCCTGGACGTAGCGAGCGACGGCCCATTCGCGGACGATGTCGCGCTCGTCATAGTTCCCGGAGCGACGAACGTCCCAGGCCGTCCAGCCGACCCACGCCGAGAAGACCGCCGCGACGGCGATGCGCCATCCTC comes from the Paludisphaera rhizosphaerae genome and includes:
- a CDS encoding glycosyltransferase family 87 protein, with product MSRGWRIAVAAVFSAWVGWTAWDVRRSGNYDERDIVREWAVARYVQEGRDPYSLAKDILIARYGVANPKGEWVSRIPTEVPEERRADVIPELGPPEATYPPGAIGFLTPTLALLGDPASALGAWFVLDVVLILVLAALLARMWPTPPSPLERAGNFWWILIVAILYTPVYTTLERAQFSLVVMTLMLVVDDPRFSWPARGAALGFALMKPSVCLPLFLLPVIRREWRVLATGVVVHAAATLYVAYRIGREPFSMFRDWLAVARYFLSAGMYTIQEWVLPLSTRVPWVVSVVPLTLLAVCAITLYRHRNAPRARLFSLAGVTAVFWTYHGTYDGIFLLPMLLRRIGWSPDSSPKRFSWVGLAIFGVLSVAYMDRVVGSPLPVWHAFRWSVRLGMIALFVLEYVELERDARRGFLTTPAKAEPALA